GGAAGCTGCGTGCCGCCGGGCGCAAGCTGTTCGCCGCCCGGCTGCGCACCGTCCGCCTCTCCGCGAGGTACACGCCGCTGCTCCAGGCCGTGCCCTCGCTCGGCCAGGTCGGGATGCTCGCCCTCGGCGGCTGGATGGCGACCGAGGGGCAGATCACGCTGGGCACGTTCGTCGCGTTCTCGACGTACCTGGCGCAGCTCGTCGGGCCGGTGCGGATGCTCACCGTCATCCTCACCATGGGCCAGCAGGCCAGGGCCGGCGTCGAGCGCGTGCTCGAACTGATCGACACGGAACCGGAGATACGCGAGGCGCCGGACGCCCGCGAGCTGCCCGCGGACGCGCCCGCGACCGTCGAGTTCGATCGCGTCAGCTTCGGGTACGGCGCCGGGCGCCCGGTCCTGAACGATCTGTCGCTGCGGATCGAGCCGGGCGAGACGCTCGCCGTCGTGGGGCCCTCGGGCAGCGGCAAGTCGACCGTGTCGCTGCTGCTGCCCAGGTTCTACGACCCCGACGGCGGGTCGGTCCTGGTCGGCGGCGAGGACGTGCGGCGGCTGACGTACGACTCGCTGCGCTCCGCCATCGGCCTGGTGCCCGAGAACAGCTTCCTGTTCTCCGACACCATCCGCGCCAACCTCGCCTACGGGCACCCGGAGGCCACCGACGAGCAGGTGCGGGCCGCCGCGCGCGCCGCCCAGGCGGACGGCTTCATCAGCGCGCTGCCCGACGGCTACGACACGGTCGTGGGCGAGCAGGGCCTCACCCTGTCCGGCGGGCAGCGCCAGCGCGTCGCGCTGGCCCGCGCGATCCTCACCGACCCGCGGCTCCTCGTGCTCGACGACGCGACGTCCGCCGTCGACGCGCGGGTCGAGCACGAGATCCACGACGCGCTGCGCTCGGTCATGTCCGGGCGGACCACGCTGCTGATCGCCCACCGGCAGTCCACACTCCAACTCGCCGACCGGATCGCGGTCCTCGACGCCGGGCGGCTGGTGGACACCGGCACCCACGAGGAACTCGTCGGGCGCTGCGAGCTGTACCGGCAGCTGCTGGCCGACCCGGGCGAACTCGGCGGCGTCGACCGCGACCCCGCGGGCCTCGAAACGGACGCCGGCGCCGCCGGAGCGCGGGAGTCCGACGCGCCGGGCGCGACGCCGGAACTGCTCGCGCAGGTCGCCGCCCTGCCGCCGGCCACCGGAACCCCGGACATCGACGAGGAACGCGCCGCCCGCCCCGAGGAGAGCTACGGCCTGCGGCGGCTGCTCGGCGGCCTCGGCCGCCCGCTCCTCCTGGCGCTGCTCCTCGTGGTCGCCGACGCGGCGGCCTCGCTGCTGCTGCCCGTGCTGATCAGGCACGGCATCGACGAGGGCGTGCAGCAGGCGGCGCTCGGCGCGGTGTGGGCGGCGGCCGGCCTCGCGCTCGCCGTCGTCCTCGCCCAGTGGGCCGCGCAGCACGGGGCGATCCGGGCCGTCGGCCGGACCGGCGAGCGCGCCCTGTACTCGCTGCGCGTCAAGATCTTCGCCCATCTCCAGCGGCTCGGCCTCGACTACTACGAACGCGAGCTGACCGGCCGGCTGATGACCCGGATGACGACGGACGTGGACGCGCTGACCACGTTCCTCCAGACCGGGCTGACACAGGCGCTCGTCGCGGTGCTGACGTTCTTCGGCATCCTGGTGGTGCTCGTCGTCATCGACTCCCAGCTCGCGCTCGTGGTGCTCGCCACCCTGGTGCCGCTCGTCGTCGGCACGGTCTTCTTCCGGCGGCACAGCGTCCGCGCGTACGAGCTGGCCAGGGAACGGGTCGGCGGCGTCAACGCCGACCTCCAGGAGTCGGTGGCCGGGCTGCGGATGGTGCAGGCGTTCCGGCGCGAGCGCGACGGCTACGAGCGGTTCACGGCACGCTCGGACGGCTACCGGCAGGCGCGCGTGCACGGGCAGTGGCTGATCTCCGTCTACTTCCCGTTCGTCCAGCTGCTCGCGACGCTCGCCACGGCGGGGGTGCTGATCGTCGGCGCGGGCCGGGTCGCCGACGGCACGCTGACCGCGGGCGCGCTCGTGGCGTACCTGCTGTACATCGAGTTGTTCTTCGCGCCGGTGCAGCAGCTCTCGCAGGTCTTCGACGGCTACCAGCAGGCGCTCGTCTCGCTGCGCCGCATCCAGGAGCTGCTGCGCGAGCCGACCACCACCCCGCAGGCGGCCAGCCCGCGGCCGGTGTCCTCGCTGCGCGGCGAGGTCACCTTCGACGATGTCGGGTTCGCCTACGCGGACGGCACGGAGGCGCTCGCGGGCGTGCGGCTGCGGATACCGGCGGGGCAGACGGTCGCGTTCGTCGGCGAGACCGGCGCGGGCAAGTCCACGCTGGTGAAGCTCGTGGCCCGGTTCTACGACCCGACGCGGGGCGCGGTCCTCGTCGACGGCACCGACCTGCGGGACCTCGATCTCGCCGGGTACCGGCACCGGCTCGGCGTCGTGCCGCAGGAGCCCTACCTGTTCGCGGGCACGGTCAGGGAGGCCATCGCCTACGGCCGTCCCGAGGCCACCGACGCCGAGGTCGAGGCGGCGGCGCGCGCCGTGGGCGCGCACGGGATGATCGCGGCGCTCGCCGGCGGCTACCACTACCAGGTGGGCGAACGCGGGCGGAATCTGTCGGCGGGCCAGCGACAGTTGATCGCGCTGGCCAGGGCGGAGCTCGTACGGCCGGACATCCTGCTCCTCGACGAGGCCACCGCCGCCCTCGACCTGGCCACCGAGGCCGCGGTGAACCGCGCGACGGATCGCCTCGCGGGCAGCCGCACGACCCTGGTGGTCGCGCACCGGCTGACGACGGCGGCGCGCGCCGACCGGGTCGTGGTCCTCGACGGCGGGCGGGTGGCCGAGGACGGCTCCCACGCCGAACTCCTCGCCGCGGACGGACAGTACGCGCGGCTGTGGCGCACCTACGCGGGTGAGCCCGCCACGTCGCCGGGCTGACGGCGGCGGCGGGCGGCGCGCGCGGCGGCCGGTGGCCGCCGCCCGGCGGCAGCCGCGTTTGACCGGTACCGGCCGGGTACCCGGAATGTCATGTCCACCAGAAAAGCGAATCTCGGACCGGCGGCGGCCGTGATCACCGTGATCGCGGACGTCGCCGCGTTCATCCTCGGTCTGTGGATCGTCATGTACCTCCTCGACGCCAACGAGCAGAACGGACTGGTCGAGTTCGTCCACGACGTGTCCCGCTGGCTGGCCACCTGGTCGCACGACCTGTTCACGTTCGACGAGGAGTGGGCGCGCGTCGTCTGCGGTTACGGGCTCGCGGCCGTGGTGTACCTCGTCGTCGGCCACGCCGTGGCCAACCGCGTCCGGCGCCTGTGAGGGAACGCGGCGACGGCAGGACGCGAGCCGGTGCCACCGGTCAGCGGCCGACCAGCTCCGCGAGGCGGGCGTCGACCGTCTGGAGGCGGCCGTGCGGCAACGGGCCGGCCCCGTCCCACCAGTGGATACCCGATATCTCCGCCGTCGGGGCGAACGGCTCCGCCGCGTCCGTCTCCGCGCGGTAGACCGCGCCGCGCAGCACGTCGCGGCCGGGCAGCGAGGTCAGCGCGAACCCGGCGAAGCGCAGCAGCCGCGGCGCCACGTGCTGCCCCGACTCCTCCGCCAGCTCGCGCGCCGCGGCCTGACGCGGCGTCTCGTCCGGGTCGAGCCCGCCGCCGGGCAGCTCCCAGCAGTCCCGGCCGCGCACGTGCACCAGGAGCAGCAGCCCGGCGCGCCACAGGGCCACCAGGCTGTAGCCCACGGGGACGCCGTCGTCGAAGCGCGTGTCCTCGGGCACGCGGTCGAACGCGAGCAGCCGCATGCCGAGCGGTCCCGAGGCGAGCGGTGGGGCGGATTCGGTCATGGCGGCAGCCTAGGCGCCGCCTCCGACAACGCGCCCCGCCCGGGTTCGTCCCGGCCGGTCCGGTCCGTTCCTGCGTGCCGTCGCGCCGTCGTGCCGTTCCGCCGGGCCGGGGCGCCGTTCAGCCGGCGGCGAGCAGCGCCTCGGGGGAGGGGGTCGGTGACAGCTCGGCCCAGATGGTCTTCCCCTCCCGCCCGTGCCTGGTGCCCCACCGTGCGGTCAGGTGCGCGACGATGAACAGCCCGCGCCCGCTCTCGTCGAAGGCCCGGGCCCGGCGCAGGTGGGGCGAGGTGCTGCTGTTGTCCGAGACCTCGCAGATCAGCGCGGAGGGCTCCCGGATGAGGCGCAGCTGGATCGGCCCGTCGGCATGCCTGATGGCGTTGGTGACCAGCTCGCTGACGACGAGCTCCGTGGTGAAGGCCGCGTCCGGGAGTCCCCAGACGGTCAACTGCCGTTCGGCGAGTTCACGCGCATGAGCGACGGCGGTGGGGTCGTCGGGGATGTTCCACGTGGCGACGTGCGCCGCGTCGAGGGCACGGGTACGGGCCACGAGGAGCGCGATGTCGTCCGTCTGCCCGTCGTCCAGCATCGCCCCGAGCACCGTCTCGCAGACCGCGTCGGCGGAGGGGGCGGGCCGGGACAGGGCCTGTCTGAGCGTCGCCTGGCCGCGTTCCATGTCGTGCTCGCGGGCGATGAGCCCGTTGGTGTAGAGCGCGAGGTAGCTGCCTTCGGGAAGCAGGACCTCGTGCGCCTCGAACGGCAGCCCGCCGAGGCCGAGCGGCTGCCCGGCGGGCGCGTCCACGAACTCCGCCCGCCCGTCAGGACGCACCAGCGCGGGCGCGGGGTGCCCGGCGCGCGCCATGCTGCAAATGCGGGACGCCGGGTCGTAGACGGCGTACAGGCAGGTGGCGCCGACCGCGCCGGCCGGGCTCTCCGCGGTGCCCTCGCCCGTCTGCTCCGGGTCGTTCCCCTCGGTCTCGGAACGCAGCCGGATGACGACGTCGTCGAGGTGGGTGAGCAGTTCGTCGGGCGCCAGGTCGATGTCCGCGAGCGTGCGCACCGCGGACCGCAGCCGTCCCATGGTCGCCGAGGCGTACAGGCCGTGCCCGACCACGTCGCCGACGACGAGGGCCACCCGCGCGCCGGAGAGCTGGATGACGTCGAACCAGTCGCCGCCCACGCCCGCGGTCGAGTCCGCCGGCAGGTAGCGGGTGGCCACCTCGACGGCCGCGACCTCGGGCAGCCGCCGGGGCAGCAGGCTCTGCTGGAGGGTGAGCGAGGCGCGGTGCTCGTGGGTGTAGCGGCGCGCGTTGTCGACGCACACCGCCGCCTGCGCGCCGATCTCCTCGGCCAGCAGGAGGTCGTCGGCGTCGAAGGGGTCGGCGCGCAGGTGCCGGACGAACATCGCGATCCCCAGCGTGGTGCCCCGGGCGCGCAGCGGAACGGCGATGCCGGAACGGCCGTTGCCGCGCGTGTGCGGGGCCGCGCACGCGGGGTTCGCCTCCAGCCACGCGGCCACTTCGGCGTCGTCGAGGATGCGGGCGCGCGCGTCGGGCGCGGTCGCCTCGACCGGGTCCGCGGCGTCGGCGAGGGCGGTCGCCTCCCCGCGCGCGGGCCAGTCCTGGCGTTGGGGCCGCGCGCCCTCGCCCCGGTCCCGCACGTCCTCGCGCGGGCCGGTGCCGGTGGCCGAGCGGTGCGCCACGCGCCGCAGGCGCCGTGCGACGCCGTCGGGCCCGCCGGGCTCGTCCCCGCGCAGGACCGAGTCGAACAAGTCGACCGTGACCAGGTCGGCGAAGCCCGGTACCGCGACCTCGGTGACCTCGCGCGCCGTGCGTCGCACGTCGAGCGTGCTGCCGACGTGCCGGCTCGCCACGCGCAGCAGCGTCAGCCGCTCCCTCGCGATGGTCAGGCGGCTCACGCGGGCCTCGCGGTTCAGCCGGATGCGGCAGATCACGAGGCCGAGGGCGGACGCGCAGATCGCGGCCGAGACGATGACGACGCGGGTGCCGGGGGAGAGGCCGGGGATGCTGCCGCCGTACGCGATGACGATGGAGGCCACCGTCAGCAGGCCGACGAGGAACGTGTCGCGCAGGGACAGCAGCGCGCCCGCCGCCATCGGGGCCAGCACCGAGAACCCCGACCATCCGGTGAGGTTGTTGTGTCCCGACCAGATCTGGAGGGCGGTGAGCAGCGCCAGGTAGACGAGCAGCAGCGCGAACACGCCGCCTTTGCCCCCGCGGCGCAGGGAAGTCACGTGGCGCACCTCCCGCCTTCTGTGGCCCTCTCGGTCAACCGTAGCCGCGGGGGTTGCCCCCCGCGACCGGCGGCCGTACCGTGCCCGGCCGCCTACACGCTCCGGACGACGCGGGCCGGATTGCCCACGGCGACGACGTTCGCGGGCAGGTCCTTGACGACCACGGCACCCGCTCCCACCACGGTGTTCTCGCCGATGGTCACACCGGGGCAGACGATGACGCCGCCGCCGAGCCACACGTTGTCGCCGATGGTGATGGGCGCCGCGGCCTCCCACTTCTCACGGCGCGGTCCTGGCTCGACCGGATGGGTGGGGGTGAGCAGCTGGACGTTCGGGCCGATCTGCACGTCGGCGCCGATGGTGATGCGGGCGACATCGAGGAAGACGGCACCGGTGTTGACGAACGTGCGGGGGCCGATGCTGATGTAGGTGCCGTAGTCGACGCGCAGCGGGGGGCGTACCTCGGTGCCCTCGCCGACCTCGCCGAGCAGCGCGACGAGGGCGGCCCTGCGGGTGGCGGCGTCAGCCGCGGCCGTGGCGTTGAACTCCTCCGTCAGGCGGATCGCCCGGGCGGCGTCCGCGGCGAGTTCGGGGTCGTCGGCGATGTACAGCTCGCCCGCGAGCATGCGTTCCTTCTGGGTGCCCATGGCGCGACCCTAGTGCTGTCGGCCCGGATGCCACCGGCCGGGGCGGGGGCGCGGCGGCGCTCTGCGCCGGTGCGCCCGCGCGGGCCGCGCGCGGCCCTCTCGTCCTCGTCCGGCTCTGGCGGACTCGACGGGCTCGCGGCGGGTTCCTTCGGCTCGCGCGGTCTCGCCCGGTGCTGTCGCCGACCCGTGCACTCGTTCGGGGGATATCCGGGGGCGACCGCCGGAAAAACCGCCCGTTCTCCCGGATCAGGGATAGTATCCCGGATATGGGAGATGTGAGTGAGGGGCTGGCCGGTCCGCCGGCGGGCTCGGTGGAGGCCAGGCTCGCGGGCCGGCTCGCGGAGCTGCGGAGCGAGCGGGGCTGGTCGCTGGAGGAGCTGGCCGATCGCAGCGGAGTCAGCCGTTCGACGCTGTCGCGCGTGGAGCGGGCCGAGATGAGCCCGACCGCCGCCATGCTCGGCAAGCTGTGCACGGTCTACGAGCGGACGATGTCGCGGCTGCTGAGCGAGGTGGAGCGGGAGCCGCCGGGACCGGTGCCGGCCGGCAGCCAGGCGGTGTGGACGGACGCGGCCACCGGTTTCGTGCGCCGTTCGGTGTCGCCGCCGCACGCGGGGCTGCGCGGCGAGGTGATGGAGGGGCGGCTGCGGGAGGGAGCCGTCATCACCTATGAGGCGCCGCCCGTCCCCGGCCTCGAACACCATGTGTGGGTCCTCGACGGCGCCGTCGAGGTCACGGTGGGGGAGGAGACGCACGCCCTGGGGGAGGGCGACTGCCTGCGGTTCCGGCTGTGGGGGCCGTCCGGGTACCGCTGCCCCGGGCCAGGGGACGCCCGGTACGTTCTGGTGGCGGTGCTGCCGTGAGCACCGAGATCACCCGGCTCGACAGCCCGGAGGACCTGCTGGCGCACGCCCGGGAGCTGGGCGCCCTGCTGGCCGACGTGGTGGCCGACGGCGCCTCCATCGGTTTCGTCGCGCCGTTCGGCGCCGAGGAGGCGGCGGCCTGGTGGGCGGCCCGCGCCCCCGCCTGCGGCGACGGCCTGACGGTGTGGACGGCGCGGGTGGGGCGCCTCCTGGTCGGCACCGCGGGGCTGGTCCGGGCCCCTCAGGCGAACGGACGGCACCGCGCCGAGGTCGTGAAGCTCATGGTCCACCCCGGGGCGCGCGGTCGGGGCGTCGCCGCGGCACTCCTCGCCACGGCCGAGCAGGCGGCATGGGAGTCCGGGGTGAAGCTGCTGCTGCTCGACACGGAGACCGGCAGCGCCGCCGAGCGCCTGTACCGGTCGGCGGGCTGGACGAAGTTCGGCGAGGTCCCCGCCTACGCGGCCGATGCGACGGGCACCCTGCGGGCGAGCAGCTTCTTCCACAAGTCCGCGGAGGCCGCCGCGCCCTCAGGCGGCCTCCGCCGGGGCGCGGGCGCCGCACGCCCCGGCGGCCCCGGGGACGCCTCGGTCGCGGCGGGCGGCGCCGGGCCGGGGCCGCTCCCGCCCGGGGCAGAACGGCTCCCGTCCGGGGCCGGTCCCGGACGTTCCGTCCCGGGGACAGCGGGCGGGCCGCGGGACGGGGGTGAGGCCCTGGGCGCATGAGAGGACGCGGGGGTGCGCGGGCGGGTGACGCGGGCACGGTGCGTGTGCGTCCCGGGGCGCGGCGGCGGACCGTGCCGTGCGGTGGCGGGGAGCCGTTGGAGGTGCCGGGTGCCGGGTGCCGGGTGCCGGGTGCCGGGTGCGGTGGCCCGGGTGCGGTCGCGGGTCGTGGTGGGGCGCGGTCGGTGTGCCCGGTGCGGTCGCGGTGGCCGGTGTGCGGTGGCGGGCGTGGGGGGCCCCTGAGGCGGTTCAGGGGCGCGGCGGCGCCGTGGAGTCGCGCACCATGAGGTCGCCGTGGAAGGTGGCGACGCCCCCGGGCGGCGCGTCCTCGCGGCCGAGGGCGAGCCGTCCGGCCCGGGCGCCCGCGTCGTGCAGCGGGAGGCGGACCGTGGTCAGGGCCGGCACGGCGTCCACCGCGAACGGCAGGTCGTCGAAGCCGGTCACGGACACGTCCTGCGGAATGCGCAGCCCGCGGTCGCGCAGGGCCGCGCACACGCCGAGGGCCACCGTGTCGTTGGCGGCCAGGATCGCCGTCAGATCCGGGTCGCGCCGCAGGAGTTCGAGTGTGCCGTCGTAGCCGGAGGCGCGGTCGTACCCGCCGTGCGTGGTGAGCCGTTCGGCGTCCGCGGCGAGGCCCGCCGCGGCCATGGCCGCCCGGTGCCCCTCCAGCCGGTGACGTGTCGTGGTGCGGGCGGCCGGCCCGGCGAGGTAGCCGAGGCGGCGGTGGCCGAGGGACAGCAGGTGCTCGGTCAGGCGCCGGGCGCCGCCGCGGTTGTCGAACGTCAGGGCCAGCGGCTGCGGTCCGTCCTCCGCGGTGGCCAGCGGCGGCCGGCCGCACAGCACGACCCGCGATCCGGCCGCGTCCAGCCGGCGCAGGCGCGTGGCGAGCGCCGCGCCGTGCGCGGCGTCCTCCACCGCCCCGCCGGTGAGCACGACGGCGGAGGCCCGCTGGCGCTGGAGGAGGGTGA
Above is a genomic segment from Streptomyces marincola containing:
- a CDS encoding LacI family DNA-binding transcriptional regulator, which gives rise to MSVTLADVAARAGVSAATVSRVLNGNYPVAGATRTRVLRAVEELEYVVNGPASALAAATSDLIGVLVNDIADPFFGIMAGAVQSEIGQATRKLAIVCNTGGSPERELTYLTLLQRQRASAVVLTGGAVEDAAHGAALATRLRRLDAAGSRVVLCGRPPLATAEDGPQPLALTFDNRGGARRLTEHLLSLGHRRLGYLAGPAARTTTRHRLEGHRAAMAAAGLAADAERLTTHGGYDRASGYDGTLELLRRDPDLTAILAANDTVALGVCAALRDRGLRIPQDVSVTGFDDLPFAVDAVPALTTVRLPLHDAGARAGRLALGREDAPPGGVATFHGDLMVRDSTAPPRP
- a CDS encoding ATP-binding SpoIIE family protein phosphatase produces the protein MTSLRRGGKGGVFALLLVYLALLTALQIWSGHNNLTGWSGFSVLAPMAAGALLSLRDTFLVGLLTVASIVIAYGGSIPGLSPGTRVVIVSAAICASALGLVICRIRLNREARVSRLTIARERLTLLRVASRHVGSTLDVRRTAREVTEVAVPGFADLVTVDLFDSVLRGDEPGGPDGVARRLRRVAHRSATGTGPREDVRDRGEGARPQRQDWPARGEATALADAADPVEATAPDARARILDDAEVAAWLEANPACAAPHTRGNGRSGIAVPLRARGTTLGIAMFVRHLRADPFDADDLLLAEEIGAQAAVCVDNARRYTHEHRASLTLQQSLLPRRLPEVAAVEVATRYLPADSTAGVGGDWFDVIQLSGARVALVVGDVVGHGLYASATMGRLRSAVRTLADIDLAPDELLTHLDDVVIRLRSETEGNDPEQTGEGTAESPAGAVGATCLYAVYDPASRICSMARAGHPAPALVRPDGRAEFVDAPAGQPLGLGGLPFEAHEVLLPEGSYLALYTNGLIAREHDMERGQATLRQALSRPAPSADAVCETVLGAMLDDGQTDDIALLVARTRALDAAHVATWNIPDDPTAVAHARELAERQLTVWGLPDAAFTTELVVSELVTNAIRHADGPIQLRLIREPSALICEVSDNSSTSPHLRRARAFDESGRGLFIVAHLTARWGTRHGREGKTIWAELSPTPSPEALLAAG
- a CDS encoding NUDIX domain-containing protein is translated as MTESAPPLASGPLGMRLLAFDRVPEDTRFDDGVPVGYSLVALWRAGLLLLVHVRGRDCWELPGGGLDPDETPRQAAARELAEESGQHVAPRLLRFAGFALTSLPGRDVLRGAVYRAETDAAEPFAPTAEISGIHWWDGAGPLPHGRLQTVDARLAELVGR
- a CDS encoding ABC transporter ATP-binding protein; the protein is MTTRDGGWIRRLTAYCWHYRRNLLISLGASLVGMGVMALMPLIIKVVIDDVVLGEQGGLGPWIGLLVGAAVVVYALTFVRRYYGGRLGIDVQHDLRTEMFRSLTRLDGRRQDELSTGQVIGRATSDLQLIQGLLFMMPVTIGNLMLFAVSLVVMLTLSPPLTLIALAVAPALWFVARRSRTRLFPATWVAQNEASAVAGVVDGAVTGVRVVKGFGQEEQETGKLRAAGRKLFAARLRTVRLSARYTPLLQAVPSLGQVGMLALGGWMATEGQITLGTFVAFSTYLAQLVGPVRMLTVILTMGQQARAGVERVLELIDTEPEIREAPDARELPADAPATVEFDRVSFGYGAGRPVLNDLSLRIEPGETLAVVGPSGSGKSTVSLLLPRFYDPDGGSVLVGGEDVRRLTYDSLRSAIGLVPENSFLFSDTIRANLAYGHPEATDEQVRAAARAAQADGFISALPDGYDTVVGEQGLTLSGGQRQRVALARAILTDPRLLVLDDATSAVDARVEHEIHDALRSVMSGRTTLLIAHRQSTLQLADRIAVLDAGRLVDTGTHEELVGRCELYRQLLADPGELGGVDRDPAGLETDAGAAGARESDAPGATPELLAQVAALPPATGTPDIDEERAARPEESYGLRRLLGGLGRPLLLALLLVVADAAASLLLPVLIRHGIDEGVQQAALGAVWAAAGLALAVVLAQWAAQHGAIRAVGRTGERALYSLRVKIFAHLQRLGLDYYERELTGRLMTRMTTDVDALTTFLQTGLTQALVAVLTFFGILVVLVVIDSQLALVVLATLVPLVVGTVFFRRHSVRAYELARERVGGVNADLQESVAGLRMVQAFRRERDGYERFTARSDGYRQARVHGQWLISVYFPFVQLLATLATAGVLIVGAGRVADGTLTAGALVAYLLYIELFFAPVQQLSQVFDGYQQALVSLRRIQELLREPTTTPQAASPRPVSSLRGEVTFDDVGFAYADGTEALAGVRLRIPAGQTVAFVGETGAGKSTLVKLVARFYDPTRGAVLVDGTDLRDLDLAGYRHRLGVVPQEPYLFAGTVREAIAYGRPEATDAEVEAAARAVGAHGMIAALAGGYHYQVGERGRNLSAGQRQLIALARAELVRPDILLLDEATAALDLATEAAVNRATDRLAGSRTTLVVAHRLTTAARADRVVVLDGGRVAEDGSHAELLAADGQYARLWRTYAGEPATSPG
- a CDS encoding sugar O-acetyltransferase; this translates as MGTQKERMLAGELYIADDPELAADAARAIRLTEEFNATAAADAATRRAALVALLGEVGEGTEVRPPLRVDYGTYISIGPRTFVNTGAVFLDVARITIGADVQIGPNVQLLTPTHPVEPGPRREKWEAAAPITIGDNVWLGGGVIVCPGVTIGENTVVGAGAVVVKDLPANVVAVGNPARVVRSV
- a CDS encoding helix-turn-helix domain-containing protein, producing MGDVSEGLAGPPAGSVEARLAGRLAELRSERGWSLEELADRSGVSRSTLSRVERAEMSPTAAMLGKLCTVYERTMSRLLSEVEREPPGPVPAGSQAVWTDAATGFVRRSVSPPHAGLRGEVMEGRLREGAVITYEAPPVPGLEHHVWVLDGAVEVTVGEETHALGEGDCLRFRLWGPSGYRCPGPGDARYVLVAVLP
- a CDS encoding GNAT family N-acetyltransferase codes for the protein MSTEITRLDSPEDLLAHARELGALLADVVADGASIGFVAPFGAEEAAAWWAARAPACGDGLTVWTARVGRLLVGTAGLVRAPQANGRHRAEVVKLMVHPGARGRGVAAALLATAEQAAWESGVKLLLLDTETGSAAERLYRSAGWTKFGEVPAYAADATGTLRASSFFHKSAEAAAPSGGLRRGAGAARPGGPGDASVAAGGAGPGPLPPGAERLPSGAGPGRSVPGTAGGPRDGGEALGA